The Archocentrus centrarchus isolate MPI-CPG fArcCen1 chromosome 7, fArcCen1, whole genome shotgun sequence genome window below encodes:
- the mtg2 gene encoding mitochondrial ribosome-associated GTPase 2, translating into MLAALSRVKISRLPSSEIFVRYIFEQEVERGQLRLLALSSATWRRKVGGVRDASTSSTLYAKVRGNAKKKEMSEKKLTRHFVDHRRVKLVAGSGGKGVCSFLSEPRKEWGGPDGGNGGDGGSIIIKADRFVKSLAQLVPVYKGEDGESGGSKNCYGRNGSPTYIRVPLGTVVKEQGKIIVDMTEHGQEYLAAFGGSGGKGNRFFLSNENRSPMTATPGMTGQERVLQLELRTMAHAGLVGFPNAGKSSLLRAITNARPAVAAYPFTTLNPHVGIVKYRDHEQVAVADIPGIIRGAHLNRGLGISFLRHIERCRFLLFVLDLSAPEPWTQLQHLRYELDQYELGLSQRPQAIIANKMDLPEAQEKLETLKSHISQRVIPVSALTGQNTEELILYLRELYDGYLQEGDSGEGKPTRW; encoded by the exons ATGTTGGCAGCGTTGTCGAGAGTTAAAATCTCTCGCTTGCCTTCCTCTGAAATATTTGTAAGATATATTTTTGAACAAGAGGTCGAAAGGGGCCAGCTGCGGTTACTCGCACTCAGTTCTGCGACCTGGAGACGGAAAGTCGGTGGTGTCAGAGATGCCAGCACCTCAAGTACACTTTACGCCAAAGTCCGAGGAAACGCAAAGAAGAAGGAGATGTCTGAAAAAAAACTG ACCCGTCACTTTGTAGACCACCGCCGTGTGAAGCTGGTGGCTGGTTCGGGTGGTAAAGGGGTGTGCAGCTTTCTCAGTGAGCCCAGGAAAGAGTGGGGTGGACCGGATGGAGGAAATGGAGGTGATGGAGGAAGTATCATTATCAAGG CTGACCGGTTTGTCAAATCGTTAGCACAATTAGTTCCAGTTTACAAGGGAGAGGATGGGGAATCAGGGGGCAGCAAGAACTGTTATGGTCGGAACGGCAGCCCAACCTACATTCGT GTACCATTAGGAACTGTAGTGAAGGAGCAGGGCAAAATCATAGTGGACATGACTGAGCATGGTCAGGAGTATCTGGCTGCATTTGGAGGGTCTGGAGGGAAGGGGAATCGATTCTTTCTGTCAAATGAAAATCGATCCCCAATGACAGCAACCCCTGGAATGACAGGCCAGGAGCGGGTCCTTCAATTGGAGCTACGCACCATGGCCCATGCCGGACTG GTTGGCTTTCCAAATGCTGGGAAATCATCACTGTTGAGAGCCATCACCAATGCAAGACCTGCTGTGGCTGCCTACCCTTTTACAACTCTCAATCCTCATGTAGGCATTGTCAAGTACAGGGATCATGAGCAAGTTGCAG TTGCTGACATCCCAGGCATCATTCGAGGAGCCCATCTAAATCGAGGATTGGGAATCTCCTTCTTGCGCCACATAGAGCGCTGTCGTTTCCTTCTCTTTGTTCTGGACTTGTCGGCTCCAGAGCCCTGGACCCAGCTCCAACATCTGCGTTATGAACTGGACCAGTATGAACTTGGTCTGTCCCAGCGGCCTCAAGCTATCATAGCCAACAAAATGGACCTACCTGAGGCCCAGGAAAAGCTAGAAACACTTAAGAGCCACATTTCCCAGAGGGTCATCCCTGTGTCAGCActcacaggacaaaacacagaggAGCTCATACTCTATCTGAGAGAGTTGTACGATGGCTACCTCCAAGAAGGAGATAGTGGGGAAGGGAAACCCACTAGGTGGTAG